In a genomic window of Primulina huaijiensis isolate GDHJ02 chromosome 10, ASM1229523v2, whole genome shotgun sequence:
- the LOC140986680 gene encoding uncharacterized protein has protein sequence MPTGTRTESVSATSRRTKWHPAPPPPPSPKILNFTRSRRTRRKQPKPAAAHYNHNSSNPSVMQQDYTFPSNGKLGNRFDQKNDTELSIVLLDSTSNALAVEKGERVVEKEEEGGYNDGGGFKEVKWRFQAEVLRAECNFLRMEREFALRKLERNRVKMERTLRSAIQTLVSGKEKIFDGNKAKAVLEEEIEDLEEKIEELRKESRIKVKNCSNFDKKACILQSRLEKFGSLSLESCSKELQELAEPSLSISESRDLNSTIKNNSNDEPTLQDKNKCSGRCNAIIRRIVEQVRAETEQWSQMQEMLGQVRGEMEELRTSRDFWENRALSSDYEIQTLRHSVEEWKEKALCFQNKAGKLQLELFSLTEEIEDRDTMLLPLKKQLENEKRVMTYCLKENHCPQKCAVEKVVKELNDEQNNEQARQKELPPLSLGKHLAKEKRMCLRRLKETCQSSNIDIELEILAEERRNGILASKKPPLQDIGNSLPVTGQVHHCKDVSLRSPQRSTTTEKV, from the exons ATGCCCACTGGGACTCGGACAGAGAGCGTGTCGGCAACTTCAAGAAGAACCAAATGGCACCCAGCGCCGCCGCCTCCGCCCAGTCCCAAGATCCTCAACTTCACCCGCAGCCGTAGAACACGCCGTAAGCAACCGAAGCCAGCCGCCGCCCACTACAACCACAACAGCAGCAACCCATCAGTCATGCAGCAAGACTACACCTTTCCTTCCAATGGGAAGCTGGGGAACCGGTTTGATCAAAAGAATGATACTGAACTTTCGATTGTGTTATTGGACTCGACCTCGAATGCATTAGCAGTCGAGAAGGGAGAACGAGTGGTGGAAAAAGAAGAGGAAGGAGGCTACAATGACGGTGGTGGTTTTAAGGAGGTGAAATGGAGGTTTCAAGCAGAAGTACTGAGGGCCGAGTGTAATTTCCTGAGAATGGAGAGAGAGTTTGCTCTAAGAAAATTGGAGAGGAACAGAGTAAAGATGGAGAGGACTCTGAGATCAGCTATTCAGACACTCGTCTCT GGCAAAGAAAAGATTTTTGACGGGAATAAAGCGAAGGCGGTTTTGGAGGAGGAGATTGAAGATTTAGAAGAGAAGATCGAGGAGTTGAGAAAGGAGTCAAGAATTAAAGTTAAAAATTGCAGCAACTTTGACAAGAAAGCATGCATTTTGCAGAGCCGGCTCGAGAAATTTGGGAGCTTATCTCTAGAAAGTTGTTCCAAAGAATTGCAAGAACTTGCTGAACCAAGTTTGTCCATCAGTGAGAGCAGAGATTTGAATTCCACAATCAAAAATAACTCCAATGAT GAACCAACTTTACAAGACAAGAACAAATGCTCGGGACGATGCAACGCCATTATTCGCAGAATTGTGGAGCAGGTTAGAGCCGAGACTGAGCAGTGGTCACAGATGCAAGAAATGTTGGGTCAGGTAAGAGGAGAAATGGAAGAACTTAGAACTTCACGCGATTTCTGGGAAAATCGAGCACTCAGTTCCGATTACGAAATCCAAACATTGAGACACAGT GTGGAAGAATGGAAAGAAAAAGCTCTCTGTTTTCAAAACAAGGCCGGCAAACTTCAACTCGAACTTTTTTCTTTGACAGAGGAGATTGAGGATAGAGATACTATGTTACTTCCTCTGAAAAAACAGCTTGAAAACGAAAAAAGGGTTATGACTTATTGTTTGAAGGAGAACCATTGTCCTCAAAAATGTGCGGTTGAGAAAGTGGTAAAAGAGCTCAATGATGAGCAAAACAACGAACAAGCACGACAGAAAGAGTTGCCACCTCTTTCTTTGGGTAAACACCTAGCAAAAGAGAAGAGAATGTGTCTGCGTCGTTTAAAGGAAACTTGCCAATCTAGCAACATAGACATCGAACTAGAGATCCTAGCTGAGGAAAGAAGAAATGGGATTTTGGCATCAAAAAAACCACCGTTGCAAGATATTGGGAATTCATTACCAGTAACGGGGCAAGTACACCATTGTAAAGACGTTTCTCTTCGCAGCCCTCAACGTAGCACAACGACAGAGAAGGTTTAG